A region from the Melopsittacus undulatus isolate bMelUnd1 chromosome 13, bMelUnd1.mat.Z, whole genome shotgun sequence genome encodes:
- the OMG gene encoding oligodendrocyte-myelin glycoprotein encodes MEYQILNTSTCLLVLLFFTPTVWGICPSNCTCSGNDRNVDCSGRNLTVLPQGLQDNITYLNLSFNQFVDLDHQLTRFTNLRTLDISNNWLKNVPAHLPKSLWELYATNNNIKVLQKLDTAYQWNLRVLDISRNMVERAVLINNTLSSLKFLNLSSNKLWTVPTNMPYNIETVDLSNNFLSQILPGTLVRLQHLTSLYLHNNKFTYIPDKAFDQLFQLQVVTLYNNPWSCSDKQNISYLLRWVQGTTASVVGAPCANHSVLWVDAPPTSAAPRGTDSGSMIQGMKAADKAASPVASQMTKMHKQFKAEEVTTLATSSPTVVFTSTDRPLLLYPEDLTTRKVSSQEAAATHTIYIRDSTDENSSLTPPIRSSTTPLTLSITSGMPTNYSKMPQSTTATLRKEEATTNVLNTHVPSQASTCEMCLLCVVMLSAVAVFID; translated from the coding sequence ATGGAATACCAGATACTGAATACATCTACCTGTCTGCTGGTCCTTCTGTTTTTCACACCCACTGTTTGGGGTATCTGTCCTTCTAACTGTACATGCTCAGGAAACGACAGGAATGTGGACTGTTCAGGCAGAAACTTAACTGTGCTGCCACAGGGACTTCAGGACAACATCACCTATTTAAATCTGTCCTTTAACCAGTTTGTAGATCTCGACCATCAGCTAACGAGATTCACCAATTTGAGGACCCTTGATATTTCAAATAATTGGCTCAAGAACGTTCCTGCTCACCTGCCCAAGTCTTTATGGGAATTATATGCCACAAACAACAACATTAAAGTTCTTCAGAAACTTGATACAGCTTACCAGTGGAATCTCAGAGTGCTCGATATTTCCAGGAATATGGTGGAGAGAGCTGTTCTGATCAACAACACCCTGAGCAGTCTCAAGTTTCTCAATCTCAGTAGCAACAAACTGTGGACAGTTCCAACCAATATGCCCTACAACATAGAGACCGTGGATCTATCCAACAACTTCTTGTCCCAGATACTTCCAGGAACACTGGTGAGACtacagcacctcaccagccTCTACCTGCACAACAACAAGTTCACGTACATTCCTGACAAAGCTTTTGACCAGCTCTTTCAGCTCCAAGTGGTAACACTTTATAACAACCCCTGGTCCTGCAGCGACAAACAAAACATCTCTTATTTGCTCAGATGGGTGCAGGGAACCACGGCCAGCGTGGTCGGGGCTCCCTGTGCCAATCACTCTGTGCTCTGGGTGGATGCCCCACCGACTTCAGCGGCTCCCAGAGGGACAGACTCCGGCTCCATGATCCAAGGGATGAAGGCAGCAGACAAAGCTGCCTCTCCAGTGGCAAGCCAGATGACAAAAATGCACAAACAGTTTAAAGCTGAGGAAGTCACCACCTTGGCGACTTCAAGCCCAACCGTAGTGTTCACAAGCACGGACCGACCACTGCTCCTCTACCCAGAAGACCTGACAACAAGGAAGGTCAGTTCtcaagaagcagcagccacacaCACCATCTACATCAGAGATTCAACTGATGAGAACTCCAGCCTGACGCCTCCCATAAGATCCTCCACCACTCCTCTGACTTTAAGCATCACCAGTGGAATGCCAACAAACTACTCCAAAATGCCTCAAAGCACAACTGCTACCTTAAGGAAGGAGGAAGCCACTACAAATGTTTTGAATACTCACGTGCCCTCCCAAGCAAGTACCTGTGAGATGTGTCTGCTCTGTGTCGTGATGCTTAGTGCAGTGGCAGTGTTTATTGACTAA
- the EVI2A gene encoding protein EVI2A, protein MTTRRSKPHSAFPVLIIFALCLQTSANHTNYPRVINETWNPTSQNLSGSQNITEANTDSPLSINFSSKTTTLEMQTGTLQSLSFTMAQNLTSSPASTAVATSDTVGLRNSSKPKSTGTKETCEDSKSLIMICFIVIAVLVLICTFLFLSTVVIASKMSHLKKAQQGKRRPRSNGNILATNSLWPMAAGTWQRMKETTGTDLIMQDLIPGRDTTIPRETEDETTKKLTKAADNKQGSNEPSKSHKPILTNYVVEI, encoded by the coding sequence ATGACGACCAGGCGCAGCAAACCACACTCTGCCTTCCCTGTCCTGATAATCTTTGCTTTGTGTCTGCAAACAAGTGCAAACCACACCAATTATCCCAGGGTTATAAATGAAACCTGGAATCCTACCAGCCAAAATTTAAGTGGAAGCCAGAACATAACTGAAGCCAATACAGATTCTCCTCTGAGCATCAACTTCAGCAGCAAAACGACTACTTTGGAAATGCAGACAGGGACCCTGCAATCCTTATCCTTCACAATGGCTCAAAACCTTACATCCTcccctgccagcactgcagtggcAACTTCTGACACTGTAGGACTCAGGAATTCCAGCAAACCCAAGAGTACAGGGACAAAAGAAACCTGTGAAGACAGCAAGTCTCTCATCATGATCTGCTTCATTGTAATAGCAGTGCTCGTGCTCATCTGCACCTTCTTATTCCTGTCCACAGTCGTGATAGCCAGCAAAATGTCTCATCTCAAGAAAGCTCAGCAGGGAAAACGCAGGCCCAGGAGCAACGGTAACATCCTGGCGACCAACAGCTTGTGGCCAATGGCTGCAGGGACGTGGCAGAGGATGAAGGAGACAACTGGAACTGACTTGATAATGCAGGACTTGATACCAGGGAGAGACACCACAATCCCAAGGGAAACCGAAGATGAAACTACCAAGAAACTCACTAAAGCAGCAGACAACAAGCAGGGAAGCAATGAGCCATCGAAGTCACACAAACCCATTTTAACCAATTATGTAGTTGAGATTTAA